TCGGTCGTTGTGATATTTGCAGACAATGTTTCGAACTCTAGCGGCTGCTAGAAAGAACAGGATATCAAACGTTTTTTGCGAtttctgcctttaaataacTGGAACTGAGTTAAAACATAACgattttgcaatatttttcagGTTATTGCAAAATGTCATGTTTTCACGTTTACTTACACTTTGCAGACATGAAACACCTTTTCCCTGGGATGAATTTTGATAACGTTAACGTCACTGTTATGAACATTGCTCAGAAGTCAGAGAATGACATGAAAGCATGGAGCGAAGAAATGCAGGAAGAGCGCGATATGCTCACTGCTTCCGTGGGttgattttattcatttgttgtcTGAATGAGTTGTTCCTTATAGGTCTGAATGAATTTCTTACTTTTGAATCTTTTGTTAAGCATTTGATCATTGAAGTATCAACCACATTGCTAAAAGAAGTAATCACGAATTAAACCAATTTAGTTCATTTCTTCGGCGACAGCTATGGCCACGACACTTCGCCGTTGCGGATACTGGGCCGACTTCATCGATCCATCTTCGGGAAGACCATACCTAGGTATATTGACTATTTCTGCTAGCTTGGACGTATTTACAAATGTCAAGCGGGTACTTTATAGCTGAGGATTTGTCCGCCTTCTTCGTTATAATATTGTTTCTAAGATATTAATTTGAAAGAATATAATTTCGGCTATTTAAGGAAAATTCACTAACCACGCTTTGTTCGAGACGGATGATGCTTACAAAGATATGGGCTTCCGCATCGAAGATCTAGGATGTTGCAaggttgtttgtttgtttgtttgtttttgcatctctacttttttaaattactaaTTCATGAGAGCTAAAACATCATGGGTAGACTGCTAGGTatctgtactttttttctgtgcaaaTATCTCGTCTTTTCCTTCcctttcttgtttattttttctttcgtttttgtgCTTAAAATTCTGAAACACCCTACAAAGATTCGCTCTTTTGATCATGACTAAAGGTGATTACGAAGTGATatagaaatgttcaaaaaaaggcgtagtcattcattttctctcgCCAAGAGtatctctttgattttttttcaggtgctCCAACATGTTGCATGGGGTACGCACGCATTTGTTGGTACACTATTCACCGACGCACCGCCTGACTGTCAGATTGTACAAGACATTGTACGTAAAGTGAACACCGATGAAATAGTGGTGAACAATCGAgaataattctttttcctgCACAacatattttactttattatcGTTGTCTATTACATTGATTTATCCATCAACTAATCGCTCATTGGTTGACGATGAAAACCAGCCTATTAGGAGTGTAGCCAGGCTGGGCTATCGTCTCATCAAGCAAGAACCTATTTTATTAGTGGTATTAATTCTACAATTCCCGATCATCCGGTGTTAGAGATAAAATCGGTTGTCACAGAACCTCtctcaaagaaaggaaaaaagtgtgtttATGTTGCCTTGTGTACAAATGTTGTTCTGTAGAATCAATAAACCGTTGTTTTAGAAGAATGGTTTTAGCAATCACATATATGGAGAACGCTGTTTGAAGTGATAGCTTTGAGAAAGAGGTAGTAAAAGAAACACAGGGTCGACTCAGCAGACCCGATAAGTAGTTTGTACAAAGTAAATTCTTTGACCTtcgaagaggaagaaagaatatTCATGTACATAGCTCCCTGATGAGATATAGACTGATACGGaacgaaattctaaaaaaagcaaattgaattaaaaacgAACGAAATTAAAAACTGAATTAAAAGATACAGACACATGCAAATGCCTCTTTCAAAACGTGTTTTGCGTTGATCGTGCAATGGTTCGAGTGAcgagtcatcctctatttagaagaaaataaccaTGCCTTTTAGTTCAAACAACAGTTGCACGTTACTCTTCCGTTCAGTTCTTGAAATTCTTGCATTTATCCCTGATAATCACTTGTTCCTTCTCTTTGTCTGGTGCACATCtcctttctctttattttgtgCGAACATCAGTACAAGATTACAACGCTTTAGCGGAATTTGAAACGTTGGTGCGAGAAACGAACTTCGACAACTTCACATACATTTCAGCAAAATCTGtcaaatttttctagattGTATCAATGATTTTTACGAACAGTAAAACAAGATAACAGAGCAACCATACGTTCTTAACATCAGCTGCTTTCACTAAATGTACgtcgaaataaaataaaaaacaattataCAGTTCACTGAGAGATAGTTCTGGAAGACAAATTGAAGTTTGAAATAGAAACCTACATCAATATTGTAAATCACCGTAAAAATCcaaagtatttcttttttcaatcgaGTATCTGAGTGATTTCCTGAGCGTGAGAATACTAAACCGGAGGAATAGAATAGTGGAGACGCGTGAGCAAAGAACAGCACTGAAGGGGGTAGCGAGGGCTGGATCTTGGTGTTCATTGATCATTACACTATCGGCTAAGCATGCATGAGCGTGTTGCccacaataataacaataacaataataataataataataataataagaagaaaataaagttagCGCTCCATCAATATAATGTACATAGTAAttgagtaaataagtaaaggTTAGAAC
This window of the Necator americanus strain Aroian chromosome III, whole genome shotgun sequence genome carries:
- a CDS encoding hypothetical protein (NECATOR_CHRIII.G9074.T1) yields the protein MNYRMKVTAVGPQMRAFTLRVRQFSAQPQYAHPAVVFVKEAAGRQNSLLGPADKQFPLPGDVCHKMLLQEQPIVKPSIAPSVLDVNTHSVQELLSTSRVDADPHYSAKVEELVLEEAQTNAGDWPVELTVQECPRLLKRDMKHLFPGMNFDNVNVTVMNIAQKSENDMKAWSEEMQEERDMLTASFISSATAMATTLRRCGYWADFIDPSSGRPYLGKFTNHALFETDDAYKDMGFRIEDLGCCKVLQHVAWGTHAFVGTLFTDAPPDCQIVQDIVRKVNTDEIVVNNRE